GGTATtcccttctccaaaaaaaaaaaaaaaaaaaaaagttataggTATTTCACCTACTCCAGGAGAAAAGCCTCCCCTAGCTCCGCCTCTGCCTAGGTGGCTATTATTTCTCCCCAAttaaattctctttttttgatagtttaacAGTTAGGAATGAGAGGATTTGAACTCTTTGTGTCCCAGTTGAAAACGTCTAGAGATaccaacctctctctctctctagaatgTTTCACTCTCTAGAAAATGCAAGCACTCTTCTTTTCCCATATATATCCTAGCTAAACTTTCTAGAGCTTGTCCATCACCTTTACACGTCTTGCTCATTGCTGTAATTGGTGAAGTTGGTATGGATTTCTTCCCAAACTTGCTTCACCTTGTAATCCTTTGTATTTCGGTCTCTCTCATATTccttatatataaacaaaaatccAATCATGCCAAGTTGCCACCCGGTAAAATGGGATGGCCTGTAATTGGAGAAACATTGGAATTTGCCATGGCAAGAAGAAGAGGAGCCCAAGAGATCTTCTTTAacgaaagaatgagaaaatattCACAGGATCTCTTCAAAACCTCACTGTTTGGTGAGAACATGGTTGTGTTTTGTGGTGCTTCAGCAAACAAGTCTCTGTTCCACAAcgataaaaaaaatctctccaCTTGGTGGCCACGCTCCATGCAAAAAATAGTATCTTCTCCTGAACTTGTTGAAGATGTAGCCCAaaaagattttgttcaaatgaGGAGGGCCGTGGTTGAATTTCTCAAGCCCGAAGCTCTTCAACATTTCGTACCCATCATGGATTCCATGGCAAAGGAACACTTGGAGACAGAGTGGTCTCCTTACAGAGAAGTCAAAGTTTTTCCGCTCTCCAAGAAATATGCCTTTGCGTTGGcttgtaggttttttttaagCGTCACAAATCACAACCATGTGACAAAATTTGCTGATCACTTTGCCATTATCATACGAGGTTTACTGTCTGTGCCTATAAATATACCAGGCACAACCTTCAACCGTGCCATAAGAGCAGGCAAAGTTGTTCGCCAGGAGATTTTAGAAGTCATCAAACAGAGGAAGAAGGAGCTATCCGAGAATGATGGGACGGTTGCTCGTGACTTTTTAACTCACTCGCTCCTTGAATTAGATGAGAATGGAAAAGCTATTAATGAGATGATGATTGCTAGTAGAATTATGTCCTTACTTATTGCTGGCCATGATACCACAAATTCAGCTATCACATTTGTGTTGAAGTATCTAGCAGAGTTTCCTCATGTTTACAGTGAGGTCTTCAAAGGTACTTATCAACACTTGAACCCTGGCTTCTTTcaattaaattacaattaaGCTATACTTCTTTCCTAGTATAAAATAATCCTTATCAATAGTGTCTCTACCATTTAACAATTTTCGATAGTATAATGTTGTATTGCGGTTGGGGATCAACAAGAATTTCAATTTAgaattcattttcatattttctatatgtatatattcaACTAAACTTGGTGTATATCTTTGTTAATATAGCACTGCTTAATAACTTCCTGTTggattaaaatttgaaaaattccaCCTTtaagttaaatatttttgtacttcttaacatgcatgtcaaattaCATATTAATCGAATGTTATgtactatttgatcaataactgatgttatttattattcaatccaCAGCCCATGTTTTgtagaaaacttaaaaatataaaaactttaaatttaaacattttaaaaataagacAGTTATTGATCTATGATGATCTTGATATTTTGGACAAATATAAggtataaggaaaaaaaaaaaaaaaaattaatggtttatttatcaaaatacatatctaatataaaattattaaatggtCTAGCATTATCAATACATCTACATACACACTATAGATGCAAAACCATACTGCGGCTCCCTAAGAAGAAATAGAAACTTTGTTTGGTATGCTATATGCCTTCAGACAAGTGACATAAGTTATAAATGAAATTTCGAATGATTAATCTAATGAAAAAGTGGGCCTTATTTGTAAACAGAGCAAATGGAAATTGCAATATCCAAAGGCCCGAATGATTTATTGAATTGGGACGACATTAAAAAGATGAAGTACTCTTGGAATGTGGTACTTGAGTCTATGAGGCTAACACCACCTACTCAAGGAACATTTAGAGAGGTTGTAAATGACTTCACttacacaaattttactattccTAAAGGGTGGAAGGTATGTGACACTTACCAAGTTATCAGTACATGAGCTAAATTATACATCAATTCTCTATGTTATAATGGTGATTCTTAGTGTTAATCCATATATTTGCAGACATTTTGGACTCCATATTCGACACATAAAAATCCCAAATACTTTCAAGATCCTGAGAAATTTAATCCTTCAAGATTTGAAGGGAATGGACCTGAACCTTACACTTTTGTACCATTTGGAGGAGGACCTCGAATGTGTCCTGGGAGGGAGTATGCTCGATTAGAAATACTAGTGTTTATGCATAATGTGGTGACAAGATTCAAGTGGGAGAAAGCAATTCTAGATGAAAAGTTGTCTTTCTATGTATCACCCATTCCAGTTAATGGTCTTCCAATTTACCTTAAGCCTCATAGTCATAAATAATAGATTGAGTCAAACATTAATTGAatgacacaaattttatataggaaaatgttaaatCTATCTAGCAATAAATGTAAATTGTGTCatttcaataacataataaatgaatgtttgaattaTCTTTTTATGATTTGTGATATATCAATATATAAGTGTCAGTTTTTAGACCcgttaaacaattgattaaacctaggtaattagccaagttgttacttagtccaattaaacaagtctaggttatcacaataataaagatcaaatcatgcaacgcaacggaaaataaataacacacgatatgatcacccaggaaccaaatcggtaaaaacctggggaggatttgacctagctatcctcaaggtaaacttgaatccactatcttgaaagaatcgaagttcatacaaaaggacttacaagcacccccgctcgacttcctaatgctaccaaccaatagaacttactgacacgactacgtgcaagctccgaatccacggactccttctttcttggatttccaccagctacaagcacccccgcttgtgtattctttaagctttaatggcagcaactgttttgatcatcaaggtgtagagaatatctcctccttgaaaaccctaagtttgtgtaaaggaaaactcctctagatctcacaagagattaacacaaacagcaatatgagcaacctttagagagcctttgggtacaaaaccctaaaaataaaaagaggcacaagaggcactctaatctctctaaaaacaacttcaaaaaacgttctagggtttcccttatatataggagagttttacttgaaccgtaatacgtttaagtagagtttgggctgaactggaactctgcagaaaaataaatctgcacgtggttcaatcgatcgagtctaattttcaatcgatcgagccttgcagattttgtccaataaattctgcaatcacttgattccaatttcacaaataaacatactttgagcaagcctaaacctagactctatgttttgatcatggtttgccaacataatacaaattgaagttctaatacattagttcctaatttcttagaacctaacaataagtctcatgtaataaaaattgtaatatcCCAATATCAATCGTATGTGCttagcatttatttatttctttttattcttggGAAGGATGTAAGCTTATCAATTGATATGTCATCAatcataaaaaggaaaaaaaaaatgtaatgcaAAAATCTGATTGTTATGTTattgaaataaattgaaaaaaaaaaaatcattgcaatatcaatttataagtttttagtaataaaattggtaataactttagcattttctaaCATTAACGAGTCCCCCTCTTAATTTCAattatgctttatttttttgcgCCCAAGGAGTATATTTATGCTCATTGTTGATTCAATTAAACTAACTACTAGTTCCTGAAtttggagaaattatacagtTCTCTGGTGGACAATGTCACTTGTCCACtattccactaaaagactccCATTTGTTTAAATTGCTAAGTTAGTAATCaatttctgtttaaaatttttttctaactcAGAAATTTTAAGTAAGTGAGAGTCTTTTAGTAGAATAGTGGACCATATCACTTATCTACCTTgaggaccttataatttctcccgAACTTGGATGTACACATATTTAGAGttcctagaataaagaaaatttttatttatcatctaaatctTGTACATTATTGTTCTTGCATTTGGCCGAATTATGGAAGAACAAACACACATTGATTTTATGGGAAATTCTACCTTactcaattttgttttgttttgtttttgtttttttgttttgttttttttttttttttttttttttttttttttttttttttttttttgtgtgtctgtgtgtggaACCTCTTATAGTTATAAGAATATTTATGATAGTAATCTAATGACACAGTATTAgagcccaaaatttttttttacaaggcCAAACGAAGtatatcaataaattttaaaatcgacaaaaataagaaacacataaatatatatagtattattttaatatggtATATTATGtagtattattttatgtttataaaaaaaatcaccaagaaaattttatattgtcCAAGAcaattattttatcattaagTCATGTGCAATTATCCTCTAAATTGATTTAGTCCTAATTAATATTCTTTATGTTCGGTTATAGATTGACTCCaattaaataattcaattacttaagttgattaattagatcGAATTACATCCAAATAATGTGGAGGCGCAAACAAATGACCAAATAATCTAGagtgcagcgaaaaataaactTGACAaagtgatttgttgacaaatggggaaaaccttccCAAGGCAAAAACCTCACTACGTGaatttcaggtcaccactcccaaaaattCATTAGTCAagaacaagcggttataagtgtGGGCACAAGAGCCTACGAtgagtttttgggtttctcCAAAGTCGTGGAAGTATGCCTTGGCCTAAGGTGGACCACGATGGAGGGTGTAAATGGAGTCGCCACCTCTAAGGTGGACCACGACGGAGGGTGTaaatggagtcgccacctaaattaggtctaggaaccataaatatagaAACTTTTACTAGAGCACGTATTCGGAGATTAGGCATGGGGATAGGAAGCTGTTAGGCATCTAACCCCACCCGACCTGTAAGTCGGCTTTcactcattgtgttccaaatCCTAATCCCATCAAAGGGTCCTCTAATATGTTATTCGAAATTCACACACACTAATATGCATCTAACATCCAAACATGACAAATGTCCCTCACTCATCCAAAGCATAAAACCCCTACCATTCATCTAGCAAAATATATCCAAGGGCAGCAAGCACATCACAAAACAATATCACTAATAAGGCATCAACATCAAACATATCCCAAACATCCAAGCATAGCATCATGACATCAACCAAGCATattcatcatgttcatcaacCATATCATGCTCATCACTGCACCTATGCATCTATGCATGTTCATGTTTATGTGCATGCTCATATTATTCATCCAAGATATAAACCGTAATTATCAATATATCAATTAAACAAGTAAAACATGTTATTCTACTAACCCTAGACCTAGACACGTGAAAACTAGATTCAATAGGACATAAAAATGTgattaaaactaatcaaaataaacaaaatagtaaGAACCCTAAATTTGGGTTTCTAGGCACatgtatgcgtatgcatgccacgagtatgcgtacgcatacataAAACATGCGCATATggcatgcgtacgcatacataAAACATACGCACACATACACGCCTAGAAACACAGTTTTAAAGCACAACCAAACAACAATCAAATAGAACCTAGCATGCTTCTAATATTTAATTCAACCCTTCATTCAAAACACGGTAAGACAcgacaaaacaaaatcaaacaaagaaaaacatatttctaagcatgtataacaaataaatcaaattaagaaTAACAAGAGCACAAGttataaaaatccaaattaaggAAGAACCATGAAGAGAGGCTCACCTTGCTTATGGAACACTATTTGGTTGATATTTAACCTGCCCCTCAGTGCTTACACAACAAGATCGAATGATAATCAAGGAAATCAAAGTATTTAATAGTTCAtaggtaatcacaactcaaaaaaaaaaaaaaaaaaagatattattgaAAAGATTGTTTGAAAAGGGTTTTCAAAGAGATTAGAAAATAGTTTCTGCCTTAAAACCAATAGACAGAGGTTTTGAAGAACCCAAAAACATGCATAATCTGTGAGTGCAGAAGATTTAAGGTTAGAAAAGAGTTTTGGAAGAGTTTAGGTGGAAAGTCAACTCTCTCTAGTTAAGGTTTGAGTTTGGAggcataattttgtatttatatgtttaaattagggttttttagaCTCATTTAGAGGGTTTTGGACATTCCAAAGGGTTTAAGGGCCTTGGCCTATCAAAGAGGGAGGCTTCGGGCCCTAAAAAATGAAGTTCTGGGCTTCTAGAAATGACACTGCATACGCATGGTTGGGGCATGTGTACGCATGCATGATTTGTGAGTATGCATGTTCCCAAAAAACCCCTAATTTTGACTGTTCAATTGGCCTAATTTGAAACAGTTTTAACTTACTTAATATCAGCCCAAATTAGGCAAAATTTATGTTCGAATTGAAGCCCAGGAtgtctactttccaatgaaataaaCTTCACTCCAAAATTCTTTGTGAATAAAAGGTCATAATCAAAAAAGTGAGAGAAGGTCATTTTTCAGCActgttttcaaagcgatttgagTACTTTTAAGTTGtatttacttccaaactatcaaaataatcTCAATTACCTTTTGTAGCCATGTCAAGCTCATCAATGGAACTGAGGACTAAAGTTTGTTAACCAAGTACTAATCAATAACATGTTGCATCAATACAATTTTCCTTAACATAACATTTATCCTTGGGGTGAGCAAGAGGTTGAGTTTGACATGGGGTTGAGGAGGAAAGTGGTCCTGgtcttttgggttttgagtCTGCGTAGGTCCTGGTGAAGAATGGAAGAAAACATGATAAAATGAGAGAGACATAGGAATAAAGAAAAGAGTAGTTTAGTGCATGTTGAACTTTTATCACTTACCAGCATCACCACAGAGTGTTTATGAAACTATTCTGCCGTAAAACTTCTATTATTTTCCGTAGCCTTTTAGATATTGCTTACCACCTACAAACTCTTTGATAGATTTCTATTtagcctcttcttctttttttcttgccAAGATTTTGTTGAAGCCTTTGAAATAAGAGAAATGAGATGTATTAAACTCCCAACTTTCcaagagaaaaatacaatttaaatacaatacaaaacaatgaatggaaaaaaaagactTCACTGAAATAAAAGTCAAGGGAGAAAAGCTCCCATGTCCCTTCTCAATCTAAAGCAACAACACATTTCTTGACATAGATTTTAGGAAAATCCTGCATATACCATATGGAGCCTCCAAATTGTTAATTTTCCttgattacaatttacaaataaagagaaatctttaatactttttaatcaaaacataaaattttgtatgcaAAGTGGAAGCAAATTGATAATATTCATAGAATAACTTGTCcacaacaaatcacaaagtGTGGGAAGCTTGAATATATAAGAACGCCACGTATAATTACAGGCAAgctctatataaaaaaaaaaaaaaaatgtaaccaTGATATATTTTACTAATACATATAGAGTGTTTTCGTGTGAAACCTAAATTATGATTACTAACAATATAATCAATACCTGACCAGAGTCTCATATGCATCCAAATCAGAGTTCTCCTGTAGAACCAAATCAAGCCTATCAATTTGCACAACAATCGGATCTACTTTTACATTATTCACCTATGGCAACTACAAAAGCATGGCAAATCtaaaaattccgaagaaaataaaacccctaataaaatcaaatccaatgtaattactaaattttaattgaaaccATAATTATGAATATAATCACCACcgatttgatttcaattttttttttctctattcaaGAGTGAAACTTTATCTGGATCAAACCTTATACACTAAGTTAGCTAACTCAATGTGATGTTCAAATACTATCGAAATTCATGTTAATACATTGTGAACAATGATAAATGTATTGTAAaggaatattattaatataaagaaggTTTCCATTAATTATTTACCAAGTTCAAGTTtatagttatcaaaaaaaaaaagaaaaaagaaaaaagaaacttgaagtttataaatcaaaaaccaacaaaagaatTGTACTCCCAcaattaaattaacaaaatcaaaaattaaaaaagcaatATTTCTAATTAGTCTTTATAAACGATTAGTACTTATACAATGGattaattaaaaagatgaaTCTTACCAAAACATTGgctaaaataagaaaacaataaaAGCCCACTGCTTTCCTAATCACTCCTGAGAATTGATTCTTAGATATGACATATGAGATGGACTACATAAAGAGGAATTGTACCAATAAACAAAAGTTGACACTGGTGATGTGTAGATCATTTCGTTCATGTGTCTTTCTCGACTGTCTCAAGCTTAGCTCAGAAAATTCCAAGGCAACAGCAATGGATGGTTAAGAAGAGAATAAAGTGGAGAAGATAGTAgtaatggaaaattattgaatactcttggaataccataaatgtgtactccccctctcacatgaattgtgggtcccaccataaatttaattagtaggaccCACAGTTATGTGAAAagggggagtacgcatttatggtactccgagagtacCCAATAATTACCCAGTAGTAATagtaaactaaattaaattgggAAGTCAAAAACAGTGAGAAGCATTGAACGTGAGCAATTGAGTTTTAATTCCAATATGGTAGCAATTGAATGTTAGCCAATTGGGTTGATGGTTGGGAGATGAAGAGTTGAGAGAAGGTGGAAAGACAATGGATGAAAAAACCCTTCACAAGTAAGTacggaaaaaaataaaaataaaggttaACAATGATAGGATCTAACATGCTGAATTAATGAACAATGTCTTGGAGAGAGTCTCTTGTGACAGCTCTATGTGGAAATTGTAGAAAGACTATTGCAAAGGATATGCCACTTGGCAGAACCTCATACTCTCCTGCATGAGGtctctgtttatatatatatatatatatatatatatatatatatattgattgattgatttgacACAATTAGACAAAACCCAGTTGGCTACTACCATTAATTTGCTAGTTGTCACtttattatggtttttttaGGAAGTTTTAGGAAAATGAAATGTGAACATATCAAACACTCATTTTAGGAATTTCGATTTTAGATTGTAGAATTGATTTGTCATTTGTATGTGTTATCTATTGCTTTGAATATATGTACTTAAAATTTGCTATACTAATCAAtcaatatctatatctatacaAAAGCTATCTTTTGGTACTTTCAAAAATTGAATTCTTCGCTTATAATTGCTTGAGTTAAgattgtgagtttttttttggctattttcttttatatattttgttattgtgtATATTGATTTCCAAAGGACGCTAGAAATCTAGAACTGAGAAGTCAATAATTGTTTATTATAGTATAAAAGTCACATTGTCAATgtcttttttaaaagtttttttgatCTTAGCATGTGGCTTGAGTAGACTGGACTTTTCAAAATGAATCAAAGCCAAACCTACtgtaaatcttaaattttgattaCAAGGATCAAGTAATTATATCATCTTGTGGAGGTGATTTAGTCAATGGTAATTGAATTTGTAGAAGAAAATTGACTCCACTATTCAATCCAGATTGTTTAGATTCCAAGCTTTTTCCTAGAGTGAATCTCTTGATATTTCAAGAAAGAAATACATACTGACTTTTTTCCTACAATAAATTGAGTTTTGGTTTAATGGTGATTGTCAATACCTCGTGGCAACGCGAGTGACTGGGATGAGTTGATTTTAACCTATTATTcaccaaaggtaagtgaagaCACCACCAATa
This genomic stretch from Quercus lobata isolate SW786 chromosome 3, ValleyOak3.0 Primary Assembly, whole genome shotgun sequence harbors:
- the LOC115981343 gene encoding beta-amyrin 28-monooxygenase-like, whose amino-acid sequence is MDFFPNLLHLVILCISVSLIFLIYKQKSNHAKLPPGKMGWPVIGETLEFAMARRRGAQEIFFNERMRKYSQDLFKTSLFGENMVVFCGASANKSLFHNDKKNLSTWWPRSMQKIVSSPELVEDVAQKDFVQMRRAVVEFLKPEALQHFVPIMDSMAKEHLETEWSPYREVKVFPLSKKYAFALACRFFLSVTNHNHVTKFADHFAIIIRGLLSVPINIPGTTFNRAIRAGKVVRQEILEVIKQRKKELSENDGTVARDFLTHSLLELDENGKAINEMMIASRIMSLLIAGHDTTNSAITFVLKYLAEFPHVYSEVFKEQMEIAISKGPNDLLNWDDIKKMKYSWNVVLESMRLTPPTQGTFREVVNDFTYTNFTIPKGWKTFWTPYSTHKNPKYFQDPEKFNPSRFEGNGPEPYTFVPFGGGPRMCPGREYARLEILVFMHNVVTRFKWEKAILDEKLSFYVSPIPVNGLPIYLKPHSHK